taaaaccacaaaagaaaaacaaataagcaCAAAAAGCAGTGCAATTGTCCTACCTCTGAGCTTGATCTCTTTTCACCTGATCCACTTATCCAGAGCACAGGAAACATTAACTCTTATGCACACGTGCATTAGGAACATTTGCACCAACCAGGCCGCCTCCTTTGATGTGCATTTCCATCTCCCCTCGTTTCTTCTGCTGCCTAAAGCCTACTGCTGTGAACAGAAACACTCTTGACATATTATTTACAAAAGCCAATATAAATACCTCATGGAATACCAGCAATTCAAAATGCTCTGTTTCCTCCTGCTAACTTTGTCGTTCCCTAAACTGTGAGCTATCTGGTCATAATCTGTCCCTTCCTGAGGCACTGCTGCAAGTGTTGTGGTCCCTTCTGAAAAAATTTGATAGCTTGGTGAGAAAGTCTTTTGGGCTTGGTGAATCCACTTCATTCACACTGAACAAAACATATACATTTAATATGGCAGCAATCTTTTGGGTGGaaggaagaagacaaaaaaaaaaagcaaagcaaagcttcTTTAATAGCACTCGAAAGTGGCAGTTCAATTCAGACAGTAAAGCGAACACAAGTGACAAACTCCAtgaatcaaaacaaaatcaggCAACTGGCCTATGCCTATGGATCAAGACTCAGCTCAGTGAAATGAAAAGTACAACTTGCTCCAGAAAACTGACTGCTAATATTGCTAAGTAGATTATTGGTCACACACCTGCCACAGGACTATACTGAAAAGGAGTCCTCCACACTCTGAGCCCTCTACCATCACACCAGCCCTTCACCTTTAAGTTGCCCCTTGCTGCTGACTGGGTCCTCAAACTGGGAaaaggagcagccaggcagaactCCCCTGCCTGCAGACCAATTTTGTGGGGAGGAAAGGCACTGGACTGTGCTGCTTGGGAACAAAGCAGTGGGACACAGCGCTTGGCAGGTGCTCATGGCCATCAGCCAGAAGCATCTCCTCAGCcacccaggcagcagagcattgCCACTGGGAAGCATGTACCCTCCACCTAcaagcagaaacagcagaatgTGCCCCAAGGGGGTCAAAGAAATAACCACAGCTTGTATGCTGATACATTGACACGTATtatattttccaggaaaatctTATCTCCCAGCCAAGATAAATTGAATTATGTGTATGAGACAACTTCTACTAATAAGTGAACTTTGCTCTTTTGTAAGGAAGCTTTCAATTTCATGTTGCCACTTTTACTCTAAGTATATTTACAAACACCAGGATCAACTACCTCAGCCCACTTGGATACATCATCGTTGTTAAAACCTCTGACGTCTTGGGCAGAACAACTTTTTAGATTATCCATAAGTAAACAGACATGGAAAATGTTTGCATAAAAGTTCCTCTTCAAAAGCAAAAggttttaattaattattttaatgtctctattttcattaaaaatttagAGCAAATATTTGTGGTACTTTTTATTCAGAAGTTTGAAATACCTCATTTAGAACAAACctcctttttcctcagaggTGCTAAAAGCAGGTAATTCGAAAAACCCTAGATAACATGTTTTAAGATGCAAAAGCACTATAATGTTTTTCAAACTGGTACAAGTGACAGAAAATGTAGGTTTGGATTTGTAGAACGGACTACTTCAAGAAGACAGAACATCTTGCACAATGAGGCATTCTATTTGATTGTAATAGTCTGTAAATAGCAGCTCtattttgcatctttttctctccaactcaaaagcatatttttgaaaaaataatctttcaaaGCACTTGCCTCCCCTTTCAACCACACTACTGGGAAACTACATACCTATGCAGAAGCTCTCAAACCTCTCTAACAAGTGAGAAACCTCAGAGCTAAGGCTTCAGCAGGAGGGGCTCCAACAAGAGGGAAGTATCAAACTAGATATATGCACATTTACAAGTACCAAGTTTTAATTCCTCACGGCAATTCTGCCCTATGGAGCAACAGATAAGGTAATGTGCTTGTACTGAGTGCAAGGCCAAACAAATTCAAGAGAGAATGGAATGGCACCTGAGAGAAGGTCTAATTTATGTGAGAACATTTTAGCAGGTTATTTGTACACCTATTTACATGGGACTGTTCCTGTCTTTATCAAGTGTAttagagaaatgaaaaagcCCATTAACTTGCCGTTGTTTAAAACACGTGGCCATGCATGTGTTTGACAGCACTGTCTACTATAAGAACAGtatcaaaaaaaaccacaaaacagaaAGAGATCAAGGTTTAACAATAATTAAGATATTGACCCATTAAACTAAATTTCACTTAACCTGGGGCTAAGAAATACGTAGGCAGTGATTGAAAGTTCTTACATTACCCACAGAGCTCTTATATGGCCAAATTACCCTCTGTTCTCAAGAGAGCAAATTTGCTGTGATGATTCATATCCTGTTTTGAATCGACAAACACCAGTGCTTCCTCCTAACTGTATGTGGTAATTTCTAATGCAAAATACCATTCTCTAGGggtaaaatatgatttttttttaatttcattctgACCAGAGTGTGAAACAAAAAGATCAAAATTTCTACACTGCTCTGGAAAGAGAGGGTACTGGACTGTGCTCAGTAAAGTGGTCAGAAAAAAAGGGCATTAAATAACAACAATGGACCTCAGAGAAATTAACTGTATCTCTTTATTGTTAACCAATGAATGTTATCCAAAATAGTAGATGTAATTGTGGCTTAATTGTACAACACAAAACATGATGCTAAAGGAAAAAGCATGTGGAAAATTACTTCACCGAGTAATCATTAGATGTATTCTTAGTATTTCTGCACCAGTAAGTGTCCCCAactgctggtgacagcagctaTTACCACTTTGTTCATTGTGAAAACCTGTATTACAAATGGTTGTTCCTGGttgtttgaatttaaaaaaaaaaaaaaaaaaaaaatcacacagctTTATAAATGGATCGAGTCCATTCAGTCCTACTCTACATGTTGTAGATTTATGAACAACAATCTTTACTGGTATTTTTTCCAAACACTGAAACTGATGGATCAGTGTTAGTGCACactttccagggaaaaatgaaaactcaCTGGAAGCACAGTATTTCACCTGCCATGCCAAACTGTTCAAATACTTCAGAAAGTTGCTTAAGCTTCGGTGTATGAAGCCTGTGAAACAAAAACTGTTCTTACAATGCACTGCAAGTTGAAACACCAACTTCCACCAAGCAGCATTTTAAAGCATGTGCACAGCATCTGCACATCAGTCTTCAAGGTCAAGCAGATATGTTTAGCCCCACAAaccaaaaatatattaatgtatttttatttaattttcatgatGTCACCCCACATAGCCAAACTTTTACTTcgcaaaataaacaaacttaGTCGGACTGTTCATGAGAAATTTAGACCTATTgtgcatgaaaaaaatgtttaataaaatgGCAAATTTTAATAGATGAGTGTAAATTTATGAGTGCATAatatcaaacagaaaaaaagctgaacCATCCTCAGAGAAACCTAGGTTCTTCCACTGTCAATATTTACTTGGGTACTCTAACATAGGAAGTAACTGAAGTCCACATTAACTGTAAAGTTATTACTAAAGTTCAATTTCTAAGCAAATTTCTTAAAAGAGCAGGTTTCCTTTTCAAGAGGGAAAGGACTTATTAATCTGACATCAGATATGATAATTACAATACTAGCTTCACTGAAAACTGAAGCTACAAACACTTTTTCTCCAATTCTGGGAAgtttaattttgtatttgaaaCCCAAACTGACTGACACACGCATTCTACACCCCTCCCAGAATATAGTATACCAGTGACAGGTTACAGCTTTAAAATACACCAGATACTTTTACAATTTAAACTCAACAGAAGGCAGTTAGACAGTACTCAGCATTACGAATCCATAATAAAGTAAACTAAAATCCTAGGAGTAAGGTCTCCCAGCAATCTTTGATGTTATTGTGTAGTGACAGTCAATTTAAACAGTTATTTTCATGGTGTTTGAAGGACCAGTCATCATGTACATAGTAGTGAGGTAGGAtactgtcccctccctgggacTGATGTTTTCATATGCTCCCTTGCCAGAAAGGTCCAGGTCTCCCTactgcaaataaaataattacaagcAAATAGCACATTaagctttgtttatttttttcccctctttgctGCATTGGAACATTTTGCACATCTAAAAGAATCAGCTAGGAAAAGCAATACTTACTCAAGCCTATCAGCAGCCATGTGCTGCCCACAGGTAGTGttccatttaaaaacatttcctggAACTACCACCTGCCATCCAGACCTTTGTGAACAGGTAGGCAAAGAAAACCATCAATGATGACAGGACATGAAACACCAAAGAATTtcacttggggaaaaaaaaaaaaaccaaaaaaacaaaccacaaacacaaaaacccccaaaacaaaacaagaaaaaaaacaaccaaaactgAAAGTGAGCAGTATTAAACTCTTAATGGAGTAGCTACATTGAAAACTAATTTCAAACTTTATACTGAAATAGTACCTATCCAGCTTAGGTACAGTTCCAttcttctttctatttttttaatgtttaagcAATATATACACTTGTCAGTCATTAAATACTTCACATCTGTTtccaaagggggaaaaaaacccaaacaaataatGAAACTGAAAACACAATGGGAAAAAACTTACTCTTAACCTCCACACCCTCCCCCCACCCAAAACCTAGGGTTAACGACTGCCTTACTGTTGAATAGCTTCCCCTAAATTTGTCTTCTAGTCACTGTAGTCAACCTGGTATTAAGTGCTTTGGCAAAGTGGGGTGCAATCCATCAAATCTGCAAAGGcctgctttttttctctgttggtGGTTCAGCTTTACGAGGAACATATATGCAAAATACCAGCTCTCACATTGCTTCAAACTCATCAATACGCTGCTTTGTATTGCCTTGTCGGATTTGCCGGAGAGTCTTGTACTTATCGCGGCCTGCTTTTACATTCTCAGCATGAAGGACatcattttgtgttttcttggtTTCATCTCTGGCTTGAGCCAACTCTGAACTTAAAGCCTgttgaataaaatatttgaatttaagTGCTTTGACTAATCCTTTAACCGTTCTGGAGTTTCTGATAACAACTATTCTGCAATCTGGATAAGAATTTTTTGAATGCCAACCTATGGAATGCTTGTTGTGCTCTTCAGTAACTCAAGTTGTGAGGTCTATCAGAAGGAATGCAGAAGGAAAGATAAGGAGAGCATAGAATTCTTTCCTTAACATGAGTGTAAACATCAAactctatttaaaaaaaagccttatACACTATAAAATCCAAGCAGAAAGGGACCAGCAGGATAAAGCAGGAAAACCAccttatttttcaatttttctttaacTGAAGACTTATCTCCCTCATCTGGTCAGTGACTGACCAAGCAAGAATACTACACATACATGCTACCAAGACAATGCTGCCAGACAAAGTAGcagttttcctcttcttctgttttcttcccaaataAACATACTGTAACCAGGAACAGGGCTACCAGTACTATAGATTATTATGCTTCGAGGGGTAAAATTTAGCCTGGGAGGAATTGCTGAGTTTCAGGGAAATAAGAATAATCCAAAATGGGTGTAATTTGAGTTTTTGCATTTACAACACCTATGAGTGactaaaaacaaacataaataCTACCAACCAAGCATCTGTTCATACCACTTAGTTATGGtattgaaaaaagaaagcattatgTTTTAACATGCAGAGTTCTGGAAATTATATAATTATTAGAAACATTTACTGACCTATGCAACAGCATACTTACACTTTAAAGCTATGAAGCACAATCTTACATCCAATCTTGCTATACTCCATTTCTAGAACACTATGAATGATATTGGTTGGTAAACTGGTAATAAACCTAATAAATTATAAAGAAGCTGTTTCCTTGGCAGACCATAACATCAGTGaaattttttacaaaaaatggATGAAAACCCAAAGCCTGAATTGTGCTGATACAACTATGAATCTTCATTACCTGGAGCTGTTTCTTAACACgttcatttttctgtgtttctgttacCCGCTCTTCCTCACTCCTGTGATTCATGACACCATCAGAAGACAGTTCTGCACTGGCTTCAGCATTGTTCTCATCATGTTCATCGTGTTCATTCTCTGTCGGAGGAATAACTGGtgggggtggtggtggaggaggagcagaCATCACAGATTTCAGTTCTTCTTTGGTCTTTTCCAAGTCCTCTTGGGCTGCAAAAGCCTAAATACAGTAAACAGTAATTAGcatctttttaaataatttatcaagagtcagaaaaataaaaatgtgacatGTTCTCAGACACATGAAACTGTTCTTTATAACTGACTGACTAGTTTACACACTGAAAATTGTCAAATAGAGACACAGAATAAAAAACAGATACGGCTCAAAATAAGCTGTTCTAGGATCCAGCTATTTTCAACAGTAGACAAGAGAAGAGTGAAGGAATAGGGCAattgttttccagctttcctaGCCTACTGAAATTTAGGGCTCAGGGATTTCCTAGATCAAAGGTGATGACTTTTCAGACTTCACCAGAAATTACTAAAATCTGTTCAAACCTTCTTGGAACCCATGCACAGCAACTACTCACATTCCATAGCTAATTATAGATTTTATTAAGAGATActattttgctttaaatttttgCCCAGCTGCATTTCACGTGCCTTTATTAACTGTTTTGGTTCAGCTTTCCATCAAACCTCATGATTTTATACACCTCCCTCCTGAGGTGTTTTCCTCTCTAACACAAAGCTCCAATCTATTTCACCATCACAACAGGAAGCAATTTCTAATCTTTGACCATACATTTGTGATGAATCTGCCCCCCCCTCCCTTCTTGACTATATAATATCAAGAAATGAGTTAAACGGAAGCACAAGCTGGCTTCAGTAGACTGGAGGACAAAAACCTTTAAGAAAGACTTTTCTGAAGCCGAACGGAAAGAGAGAGATTTGACCCCATGGACTTCTGGAAATCTAGTGAGATTTCCACACTCATTTCCCTTAGCCTCTTTGAAGTTCTGACTTCACACAGCATGGGCTCATTACTTTGTGCTGCCATTCTGAAgcttcctcttctttctttttcttggccTCCTCTAGAAGTGCAATCTTGGCTGTGAATTCAGCAATTTCTGCTgcctgaaacaaacaaaagaacaaagaagTTTTAATTTGGTATCAATCTGGCTTTGCAGTGGAAGAAAACAGAGCCTTTGCTATGATCCAGCTTGAAAAAAGTTAGTTACCATCCACcacttttctgtgaaaaacagaaattttaagcATACAAGACAGAGGGAATGAATTAGAGTACTCTTGCCTAACAGAAACatgtccagaaaaaaaaaaaattatcttctgcATTTCCAAAGTGCACTTACGCACTTCCAATGCTAGTCATTACAAACTAGCATTTCAGGCTGTTTCAGTCTAATACAACTTTAATGGTACCACCATTAAAGATTATGATTCTGGATCATAATCTCAGTACTATTAAGCTAAATCTTGCCATCAGAATTATGTGCCAAGTTTACAGAAGATCAAAAGCTTATTTACAGTTGAGAAATAATTACTTCTATTTTCATGCCTTTCTTGATTATTATGCACAAATCTTGAATTAGAAGTAGTCTAACACAATGTGAGAAGACACTGCAAATACAGGCAACAGGAGAGGAAGAGCAACAAAAATATACCAACAAACCCCAGTGTCACCAACTCCCCACCATGACCATCAAGCTTCAGAACAAATCTGCCTCAGAGAAGAAGCTTCCCAaagggctgcagaaggaagCTACTCTGGTTCTCAGCTGGATAAGCCTGAGACTATTAGAAAGAGAATGCAATGAGTTTTGTCAGTCTGAAAGGTGGTGGTCATCTTTTCATCTCCTACAGATCCagagttttatttttgccttgcAAAGTAGTGGCAAGTCTAatgcagttttttaaaaaggttcCCACAACACTCTGCAACAGTATCTCAAGTACTTTTGTGTTTCAATGTACTTCTTCATTTGACATAATCAAGGGTAAAGGCTAAATTTTCAACTGACTTTTCCAATTTTAATCCTATTTTGAGGACAAAAATAAAGTTTCTTACTAGCTGTTCCTGGTTCTTCATTTGATCAGCTGCCTGCTTGGCTAGAGCAGCTTTGGCTACTTCAGCTGCTCGACGCTCTTTTTCCAGGCGTTCTGCTTCCTCTTTTGCACGTTTCCGTTCTTGATCCAGTTCTAGAGCTCTCCGAGTCTGCTCCTCTAGCTCTGCCAAGAGGAAGGTTTGCAGACAAGGTATCAGTACCTAGCTCTTCCTCATATGTATCAGAGATAGCAGCTGTAATATGTCCAAAATAGAGTACCCCAGAACACTAACAAAGATCTACAAGACCATCTCAAGCTAAGAAAAGCTGTTGAGCATGTTACCCAGAGCTCCGTTCCATGTCTGGTTCCCCCCCACTTTAAGATATTCTTTGGATAAGCTTCATCTCACCTGACATTTCTGAGAGCCCAGTGTTTCAGAAAAGTGTCACCTCACTGATAAAACTAAAAACCCAGATACAGGTACATATACATGCATGTGCTCCTACTGAGAGGATACTTCATGTATGTTAAATCATTctcttaaagaaagaaaaaaaatctcttctttaTTGAAATGCCTGACAGATTCCTTAATTGCAGCTGAAAATTTAAACACATGCCTCCAGCAAAATGACTTAAGTCCCACTAGAAGAGTCAGAAAAATTCTTACTATATCAGAGGAGGAAAATTTTAAATCAAGGGAGAGAAAATAGCTGTCCAGCTGCCTGcatagtaaaatatttaaatccaAAGGGCAGAACCCTTAGTGAAATAGGAAGAAGTAATAATCTAGGAGTACTGCAAGGTTAGGTTTACACAGACAAAATTATACTCCTAGAAAAACTAGGTGACTatgaaaaaaagtctttctaaAGCTCTCTGCTGGTTCTAATGATAAAATTTCTGCTATGATCTTGGCTAGGCAGAGCTCTCATAGACTCCTCCAATAGAAAACCTAAAAAACTACTAATTTTTTCCAACAATCCATTTACCTGCACCACAAGGTTTAATACTATAAAAACACCTCCCCAGATATGCTGACACATGCTTCATCTTTGTACTTCTAGTATTAAGTAGTAATGTAACCATTACTCTTCAGTTGGTTTCCCAGGCCTACTACTACAGTTATAAAATTAAACGAACAGCATCAAAAGTATGTGGAGTTCTACAAATTCAGTACctagaaattaaataaaacaaaactatttAAAAACACTACTCAAACAAATCTTCCTATGAAGATGGAGAACACAAAACTGACACAGACCATTTATATAAAGGCTTTTCCATGTGTGCATAGAAGGCTAAAAAGACCAGCAACACGTGAACATTTTGTATTGCATCAGAAATCAGGCTATATTCCTCACAAAGTTATGAGAAAATGTGTATTGTCAGACCTCCAGAATTACTCTGACACTGTTTTGTCCTGGGCGAAATAGCTCTCCCTAAACAATTCCACGGCACAATTAGAGTGTTACTTGTCTGGATGTGTCCAACCTGTTCTGcattgaaaaactgaaaaatgcatGGGTagagctggagagcagtgccaggcacaTGTAATTTATGTAATTTATTTGCATAGAGTTAATCAGTGATTCTCTCTATGATGCTTGAAGCCAAGAgttaggaaaagaaaggagtGACAAAACTTTTATGAATGTGAACCAAACCtgaagtagggaaaaaaaaaatatggagagggactgggaagtCATGGAGGCAGTGACTCTACAGGGTGAATAAACACAAAGAACTGTGATTGGTGAAACTATATGTTTTGTCACTCATGTCTGACAAGTTCTCAAATCTTACAAGGGAataggaaaagaggaagggatGAGGAATTTCCAAATTAAAAGCTAAATTCAACAAAATCCTAGAGAAAGTACTTTGAATCTTCCCCTCTaatttccctgctcccttcaATTCCAGGTGTTCAGCACGTTGAGCATTTCATAATTCTGAGTTGAAGTGTGTgtgcattaattttctttttactaaATCAAAACTTTTGCTACATTAGAAATtggttttatattaaaaagataCAGACAAAAGCATGCACACTGTCatttaaacactgaaaaagaaTATCTCTCATATTAAATAAAACACCACTAAATTCTTGCCACtattagtaaaataaaattagcccccccctccccgccctcCCCAAAGTGCCAAAACACACTTTCAACATACAAAAAGAATTGTGGAACTGAAGGACCCAGCTAAACTAAACACTGTCACTAGATTTAAGAAATCTATGACCTCACCTTTCTGAGCTTTCATTGTTTGCTCCTCAATTTGTCTTAAGCGCTCCATTAATTCCTCCTTTTCACGCtctattctttccttttccttttctgctatctccctttttttcttctcattttctaattgtgctctgaaaaaaaatagtgaaaaggttttttttttttaactctccaACATATTAAACAATACTCTTTGGATGCAGATAGCCATTTTTTTAGTTTACTCAGCTAGCAGGAAGGacaattttaaatgcttttaattCTATTTCTGCTTCAAAATGCTTTAGAGAAGAACAATTTATGAAGAGGACTGATAATCAACCTTGGTTCAGACAGGTAAATCTAGAATTATATCTGCATTTTAGGCATTATGTTTCATCTGGGCTAGAAATAgcaacagtattttttaaatacattaaagGTAAGCCAGGACATTTTTCACTGAACTTGCTTTAAGGGTTCACTTGTAGAGTATAAAATTCCCTAAGAATCAAGCAACAGAGAGGTAAGACTCGCACAAAATACATAACAGGAACAACAGTACAGCTACTATTACTGTGCTGGAAGCTTTAAAAGGTACGTTTTTATATTAAGACAGGGGAGCCATGCCAATTCACAAACCTGCTTACACagtgcagaaagaaaagcagtttctCTTTTCTAGAATTCTAAGATATGCTATATTCTATGACTTCTAAaaaggtagattttttttttctgtttcatggaAGTTTGTTAATTACCTTTCCAATTGTTTCTGATGTTTCTCTTCTCTAGCTTGGGCCTTCATCTGTTGCACTTCAATTGTATCAGGTTTCCTCCGCCTCATGTACAATTCATGATTTCCCATACACAGTGCCAAAATTCTCTTGTTAATTCTCAGACGGGGTgcataaaaaacaaaatcctaggaaaaaaagta
The sequence above is a segment of the Haemorhous mexicanus isolate bHaeMex1 chromosome 2, bHaeMex1.pri, whole genome shotgun sequence genome. Coding sequences within it:
- the RDX gene encoding radixin isoform X2, translated to MQSWNLPSSPIQQASSSLISVLEQHKLTKEQWEERIQNWHEEHRGMLREDSMMEYLKIAQDLEMYGVNYFEIKNKKGTELWLGVDALGLNIYEHDDKLTPKIGFPWSEIRNISFNDKKFVIKPIDKKAPDFVFYAPRLRINKRILALCMGNHELYMRRRKPDTIEVQQMKAQAREEKHQKQLERAQLENEKKKREIAEKEKERIEREKEELMERLRQIEEQTMKAQKELEEQTRRALELDQERKRAKEEAERLEKERRAAEVAKAALAKQAADQMKNQEQLAAEIAEFTAKIALLEEAKKKKEEEASEWQHKAFAAQEDLEKTKEELKSVMSAPPPPPPPPVIPPTENEHDEHDENNAEASAELSSDGVMNHRSEEERVTETQKNERVKKQLQALSSELAQARDETKKTQNDVLHAENVKAGRDKYKTLRQIRQGNTKQRIDEFEAM
- the RDX gene encoding radixin isoform X1; this encodes MPKPINVRVTTMDAELEFAIQPNTTGKQLFDQVVKTVGLREVWFFGLQYVDSKGYSTWLKLNKKVTQQDVRKENPLQFKFRAKFFPEDVSEELIQEITQRLFFLQVKESILNDEIYCPPETAVLLASYAVQSKYGDYSKEIHKLGYLANDRLLPQRVLEQHKLTKEQWEERIQNWHEEHRGMLREDSMMEYLKIAQDLEMYGVNYFEIKNKKGTELWLGVDALGLNIYEHDDKLTPKIGFPWSEIRNISFNDKKFVIKPIDKKAPDFVFYAPRLRINKRILALCMGNHELYMRRRKPDTIEVQQMKAQAREEKHQKQLERAQLENEKKKREIAEKEKERIEREKEELMERLRQIEEQTMKAQKELEEQTRRALELDQERKRAKEEAERLEKERRAAEVAKAALAKQAADQMKNQEQLAAEIAEFTAKIALLEEAKKKKEEEASEWQHKAFAAQEDLEKTKEELKSVMSAPPPPPPPPVIPPTENEHDEHDENNAEASAELSSDGVMNHRSEEERVTETQKNERVKKQLQALSSELAQARDETKKTQNDVLHAENVKAGRDKYKTLRQIRQGNTKQRIDEFEAM